One Streptomyces sp. ML-6 genomic region harbors:
- a CDS encoding spermidine synthase, whose protein sequence is MSHTYRSDAPAPTPVTLDRREGPYGEVVLRERGDDFEIIANGCFLMDTSDGRSERLLIDAALAALPADRPEPSVLIGGLGVGFSLARAAAEPRWGRIVVAEREQAIVDWHLEGPLASISGPALADPRASILTVDLVAHLHTTTERYDALCLDIDNGPDWTVTEDNTSLYSPAGLADCLERLTPGGVLAVWSAQPSADFEQALRNAGFSGVRTEEVNVARGVPDVVHLALRTG, encoded by the coding sequence ATGTCCCACACGTACCGCTCCGACGCCCCCGCCCCCACCCCCGTCACGCTCGACCGTCGCGAAGGCCCGTACGGCGAGGTCGTCCTGCGGGAGCGCGGTGACGACTTCGAGATCATCGCCAACGGGTGCTTCCTGATGGACACCTCGGACGGGCGCTCCGAGCGGCTGCTGATCGACGCGGCGCTGGCCGCCCTGCCCGCCGACCGGCCGGAGCCCTCGGTGCTCATCGGGGGGCTCGGGGTCGGTTTCTCGCTGGCCCGGGCCGCCGCCGAGCCGCGCTGGGGGCGGATCGTCGTGGCCGAGCGGGAGCAGGCGATCGTGGACTGGCACCTGGAGGGCCCGCTGGCCTCGATCTCCGGCCCGGCGCTCGCCGATCCGCGGGCCTCGATCCTGACGGTGGACCTCGTCGCCCACCTGCACACGACCACGGAGCGTTACGACGCTCTGTGCCTGGACATCGACAACGGGCCGGACTGGACGGTCACCGAGGACAACACGAGCCTGTACTCGCCCGCCGGTCTGGCGGACTGTCTGGAGCGGCTGACACCGGGCGGCGTGCTCGCGGTGTGGTCCGCCCAGCCTTCCGCCGACTTCGAACAGGCCCTACGGAATGCCGGATTCAGTGGGGTAAGGACTGAAGAGGTCAATGTTGCCCGAGGTGTTCCCGACGTGGTGCATCTCGCACTTCGGACGGGCTGA
- a CDS encoding ABC transporter ATP-binding protein, with protein MNTNGTTAANTVEVRDLTVRHRRTTALDAVDLDFAPGVHGLLGPNGAGKTSLIRVLATVAAPSGGRVELLGSQVGDRADHRSRAAVRRRLGYLPQEFGYYPGFTVREFVSYVAWLKEMDAAAVPAAVERAVDRVGLTDRIDARVKTLSGGMVRRVGIAQAIVNDPDLLLFDEPTAGLDPEQRVEFRALIRELGRTATVIVSTHLVEDVAAACTGVTLIESGRIAYRGTTRELTELGGTDNTNNRDDPAGDGTGLPDGNPVERGYTAALRAHRAAVANR; from the coding sequence GTGAACACGAACGGCACCACGGCCGCGAACACGGTGGAGGTCAGGGACCTGACCGTCCGGCACCGCAGGACGACCGCGCTGGACGCCGTCGACCTCGACTTCGCCCCCGGTGTGCACGGGCTCCTGGGCCCGAACGGGGCGGGCAAGACCTCGCTGATCCGGGTGCTCGCCACGGTCGCGGCACCGTCCGGCGGCCGGGTGGAGCTGCTCGGCAGCCAGGTCGGCGACCGGGCGGACCACCGCAGCCGGGCGGCGGTCCGGCGCAGGCTCGGCTATCTGCCGCAGGAGTTCGGCTACTACCCGGGCTTCACGGTCCGTGAGTTCGTCTCCTACGTGGCCTGGCTCAAGGAGATGGACGCGGCGGCCGTCCCCGCCGCCGTCGAACGCGCGGTGGACCGGGTGGGCCTGACGGACCGGATCGACGCCCGGGTGAAGACCCTGTCGGGCGGCATGGTGCGACGGGTCGGCATCGCCCAGGCGATCGTCAACGACCCGGACCTGCTGCTGTTCGACGAGCCCACCGCCGGTCTCGACCCGGAGCAGCGGGTCGAGTTCCGGGCGCTGATCCGGGAACTGGGCCGCACGGCCACCGTGATCGTCTCGACCCACCTGGTCGAGGACGTGGCCGCGGCCTGCACCGGGGTCACCCTGATCGAGTCGGGCCGGATCGCGTACCGGGGCACGACGCGCGAGCTGACGGAACTCGGCGGAACGGATAATACGAACAACAGGGACGACCCGGCAGGCGACGGAACGGGCCTGCCGGACGGCAACCCCGTCGAGCGCGGCTACACCGCCGCGCTGCGCGCGCACCGGGCGGCGGTGGCGAACCGATGA
- a CDS encoding RNA polymerase sigma factor, with the protein MKLLHPSGEDRDDEALLRAVARGDTEALATLYDRHAGWLLARLSRRCADGETVREVLQDTFVTVWRSAGSHRGAQVGGWLWVIASRRLADAQRTHARVRLAALAERAEHEERAATAPSAEERVLAGLEYGDVGAALDRISPELREVLRATVIDGLTTREAARLLGIPEGTVKTRAMRARRELRAALELLELPVPGAGPLGGTA; encoded by the coding sequence GTGAAGTTGTTGCACCCCTCGGGGGAGGACCGGGACGACGAGGCGCTGCTGCGTGCCGTCGCCCGCGGGGACACGGAAGCGCTGGCGACGCTCTACGACCGGCACGCCGGCTGGCTGCTCGCCCGGCTGAGCAGGCGGTGCGCGGACGGCGAGACCGTGCGGGAGGTGCTCCAGGACACGTTCGTGACGGTCTGGCGCTCCGCCGGTTCGCACCGCGGTGCGCAGGTCGGCGGCTGGCTGTGGGTGATCGCCTCGCGCCGTCTGGCGGACGCGCAGCGGACGCACGCCCGCGTCCGGCTCGCCGCGCTGGCCGAGCGGGCGGAGCACGAGGAGCGGGCCGCCACCGCGCCGTCCGCCGAGGAGCGGGTGCTCGCCGGTCTGGAGTACGGGGACGTGGGCGCGGCACTCGACCGGATCTCGCCCGAGCTGCGGGAGGTCCTGCGCGCCACCGTGATCGACGGGCTGACGACCCGTGAGGCGGCCCGGCTCCTCGGCATACCGGAGGGCACGGTCAAGACCCGGGCGATGCGGGCCAGGCGCGAGCTGCGCGCCGCGCTGGAGCTGCTGGAACTGCCGGTGCCGGGGGCCGGACCGCTGGGAGGCACGGCATGA
- a CDS encoding nucleotidyltransferase codes for MDDDNGRGGSGDRGLDADGTIRREGSLGRVPSVFTPVVAAARSRIAAAFDGTRLHSAYLYGSIPRGTAVPGVSDLDLLLALHDAPSPADEAAARAVEADLDASSGLIDGVGLLLSDVGTLTSELERDDLGFFVACLCTPLLGEDLAQRLPSYRPTAQLARETNGDLHLLLPRWRRRAAEAATDAERRYLSRGVARRLVRSGFTLVMPRWGGWTSDLVESAEVFARYYADRPERVEQVRSAARIGRAPSADPAVVAMLVEDLAPWLAAEYLAVHGPKAPRP; via the coding sequence ATGGACGACGACAACGGCAGGGGCGGCAGCGGGGACCGGGGGCTGGACGCGGACGGAACGATCCGGCGGGAGGGCTCGCTGGGCCGGGTGCCCTCGGTGTTCACCCCCGTGGTGGCGGCGGCCCGGTCCCGGATCGCCGCGGCGTTCGACGGCACGCGGCTGCACAGCGCGTACCTCTACGGCAGCATTCCGCGGGGCACGGCCGTGCCCGGCGTCTCCGACCTGGACCTGCTGCTGGCGCTGCACGACGCGCCCTCCCCGGCGGACGAGGCCGCGGCCCGCGCCGTCGAGGCCGACCTGGACGCCTCGTCCGGCCTGATCGACGGGGTCGGCCTCCTCCTCTCCGACGTCGGGACGCTCACCAGCGAGCTCGAACGCGACGACCTCGGTTTCTTCGTCGCCTGCCTCTGCACGCCGCTGCTGGGCGAGGACCTCGCCCAGCGGTTGCCGTCCTACCGCCCGACCGCGCAGCTCGCCCGGGAGACCAACGGGGACCTCCATCTGCTGCTTCCCCGGTGGCGGCGGAGGGCTGCCGAGGCCGCCACGGACGCCGAGCGCCGGTACCTCAGCCGCGGGGTCGCCCGCAGGCTCGTCCGCTCCGGCTTCACCCTCGTGATGCCCCGGTGGGGCGGCTGGACCAGTGACCTGGTCGAGTCGGCCGAGGTGTTCGCCCGTTACTACGCCGACCGCCCGGAGCGGGTCGAGCAGGTGCGGTCGGCCGCGCGCATCGGGCGCGCCCCGTCGGCCGACCCCGCCGTCGTCGCGATGCTCGTCGAGGACCTCGCTCCGTGGCTGGCGGCCGAGTACCTCGCGGTGCACGGCCCGAAGGCGCCTCGCCCCTGA
- a CDS encoding Gfo/Idh/MocA family oxidoreductase: MRVAVIGLRMGLYLAGWCRRLGMEVVAACDREAERLEAAREELPGAVLTDRWEDLLDLPLDGVVLANDFDAHAPLAIAFLERGVHVLSECAACVDEEEGRRLVEAAERSTATYSFAENYVLHPHVRLLREAIGAGELGRIDLIEADYLHGMSPQDVEVLIGAPGSWRGRIPATAYCTHTVSPVLALTDAWPVEVSAFRVHEADPARAVVMTVRLSTGALAVTRHGFLQGEPDSHWSWLSVRGTRALAESVRASGERSWSVRVRAEGWTRDDGVAHEEERVAPPLALDGQPVERRAEGTVRILQGFRATVERGEPPLVPVRPAVAASLVGVAGAESLRNGSRPVPVPDFSPTPPTPPTSSTEQPRR, translated from the coding sequence ATGCGCGTTGCGGTGATCGGGTTGAGGATGGGGCTGTACCTGGCGGGCTGGTGCCGGCGGTTGGGCATGGAGGTGGTGGCCGCCTGCGACCGGGAGGCCGAACGCCTGGAGGCGGCGCGGGAGGAGCTGCCGGGAGCGGTGCTCACCGACCGGTGGGAGGACCTGCTGGACCTCCCCCTGGACGGGGTCGTCCTGGCCAACGACTTCGACGCGCACGCGCCGTTGGCCATCGCGTTCCTGGAGCGGGGCGTGCATGTGCTCTCCGAGTGCGCGGCCTGCGTGGACGAGGAGGAGGGCCGGCGACTGGTCGAGGCGGCGGAGCGGTCCACCGCCACCTACTCCTTCGCCGAGAACTACGTCCTCCACCCGCACGTCCGGCTGCTCCGGGAGGCGATCGGGGCCGGGGAGCTGGGCCGGATCGACCTGATCGAGGCCGACTACCTGCACGGCATGTCGCCGCAGGACGTCGAGGTGCTGATCGGCGCCCCCGGCAGCTGGCGCGGCCGCATCCCCGCGACGGCGTACTGCACGCACACCGTCTCGCCGGTGCTGGCCCTCACGGACGCCTGGCCGGTGGAGGTGTCCGCGTTCCGGGTGCACGAGGCGGACCCGGCCCGGGCCGTCGTCATGACCGTCCGGCTGTCCACCGGCGCGCTGGCCGTGACCCGCCACGGCTTCCTCCAGGGCGAGCCCGACAGCCACTGGAGCTGGCTGTCCGTCCGCGGCACCCGGGCGCTGGCCGAGTCCGTGCGCGCGTCGGGCGAGCGGTCCTGGTCCGTCCGGGTCCGGGCGGAGGGGTGGACCCGGGACGACGGCGTCGCGCACGAGGAGGAGCGGGTCGCGCCGCCCCTCGCCCTGGACGGGCAGCCGGTGGAGCGGCGGGCCGAGGGCACGGTGCGCATCCTCCAGGGATTCCGGGCCACGGTGGAACGCGGGGAGCCGCCGCTGGTCCCGGTGCGGCCCGCGGTGGCCGCGTCGCTGGTCGGCGTGGCCGGTGCGGAGTCGCTGAGGAACGGTTCACGCCCGGTACCGGTGCCGGACTTCTCTCCCACTCCTCCCACTCCTCCCACTTCTTCCACTGAGCAGCCCCGGCGCTGA
- a CDS encoding DUF6571 family protein has translation MLTFDDVVNAPVGKLKEAADDWSEMAAKPGRLAEDARQGMKAKSDKARWQGANSDVTRPFMAKTAKEFEDAKAQAEGIKLLFSDAYTSFRTAKDALVRIRDEEGPAAGIHVDAKGKVRPRYDLESDTAARHEPGYAEALRKQNDAVASWQKRIDRLVEDCSDADDSLKRALAANVKDDHDFTAPKYTTLDAEQVDRAVELMKKVTGDGGTARNVAALRELEDLLDDNRGDPEFAPDFYRKLTPEGTLEAYTKMSLDATSLGPAGQDRVNMVRNIQSGMGAMLGLATRASTLDYLGPGWTTQLMKAGHKQIDVPGAASAKLYGYQALGALLREGTYDKSFLLSVGRDMVAMDKKNPDIWHENLPWDQKALINLDETGGRGFNPLTGLMQAMSNNPEASAAFFAEPLREDTDKDGIVTTDDAALKGKKAQDVIDYMLDKKPESDWYDTATGGEQNPGQTAMGNALEAATTGRVPDDEDARPVSHSKTMSGLMERIVAKIGAEPELVAEGGRLSGLSQNFGNMAAEYMPDLQATAENGAGQIKPFGEPAKFKKDEMAFFLGAVGQDPQAYGAITNAQQAYATALISDVFQNPEKHGDPGEAIRNAVHPGGEIAGIMTEARAQGVHDAQVAEDEEYNQGVAEIRSGRIVSSTSSWGKGYLLGNRCFRLFHL, from the coding sequence ATGTTGACATTCGATGACGTCGTCAACGCACCCGTCGGCAAGCTGAAGGAAGCCGCGGACGACTGGTCGGAGATGGCGGCCAAGCCGGGGAGGCTTGCCGAGGACGCCCGGCAGGGAATGAAGGCCAAGTCCGACAAGGCGCGATGGCAGGGCGCCAACTCCGACGTCACCAGACCCTTCATGGCCAAGACGGCCAAGGAGTTCGAGGACGCCAAGGCCCAGGCCGAGGGCATCAAGCTGCTGTTCTCGGACGCGTACACGTCGTTCAGGACCGCCAAGGACGCGCTCGTCAGGATCAGGGACGAGGAGGGCCCGGCCGCCGGCATCCATGTGGACGCCAAGGGCAAGGTCAGGCCGCGGTACGACCTGGAGAGCGACACCGCGGCGCGCCATGAACCGGGTTACGCGGAAGCCCTGCGAAAGCAGAACGATGCCGTGGCCTCCTGGCAGAAGAGGATCGACAGGCTCGTCGAGGACTGCTCCGACGCCGACGACTCGCTGAAGCGCGCTCTCGCGGCGAATGTGAAGGACGACCACGACTTCACGGCTCCCAAGTACACGACCCTGGACGCCGAGCAGGTGGACCGGGCGGTGGAACTGATGAAGAAGGTCACCGGGGACGGCGGCACGGCGCGCAACGTGGCGGCACTGAGGGAACTCGAGGACCTCCTGGACGACAACCGGGGCGACCCGGAGTTCGCCCCGGACTTCTACCGGAAACTGACTCCCGAGGGCACCCTTGAGGCCTACACGAAGATGTCGCTGGACGCGACGTCCCTCGGACCGGCCGGCCAGGACCGGGTGAACATGGTCCGCAACATCCAGAGCGGCATGGGCGCCATGCTGGGTCTCGCCACCAGGGCCTCGACACTGGACTACCTCGGCCCCGGGTGGACCACGCAACTCATGAAGGCGGGTCACAAGCAGATCGACGTACCGGGCGCAGCTTCCGCGAAGCTGTACGGCTACCAGGCGCTGGGCGCGCTCCTCCGGGAAGGAACGTACGACAAGAGCTTTCTGCTGTCGGTCGGCCGGGACATGGTGGCCATGGACAAGAAGAACCCGGACATCTGGCACGAGAACCTGCCGTGGGACCAGAAGGCGCTCATCAACCTCGACGAGACGGGCGGCAGGGGCTTCAACCCCCTGACCGGCCTGATGCAGGCCATGAGCAACAACCCCGAGGCGTCAGCGGCCTTCTTCGCCGAGCCACTCCGCGAGGACACCGACAAGGACGGCATCGTGACCACGGACGACGCCGCGCTCAAAGGGAAGAAGGCGCAGGACGTCATCGACTACATGCTCGACAAGAAGCCCGAGAGCGACTGGTACGACACGGCCACCGGCGGTGAGCAGAATCCTGGCCAGACGGCCATGGGCAACGCCTTGGAAGCGGCGACCACGGGGCGGGTGCCGGACGACGAGGACGCGCGGCCGGTGTCGCACAGCAAGACCATGAGCGGCTTGATGGAGAGGATCGTCGCGAAGATCGGCGCGGAGCCCGAACTCGTGGCAGAGGGCGGGCGGCTCAGCGGGCTGTCCCAGAACTTCGGCAACATGGCCGCCGAGTACATGCCCGACCTGCAGGCCACGGCCGAGAACGGCGCCGGTCAGATCAAGCCGTTCGGTGAACCCGCGAAATTCAAGAAGGACGAGATGGCCTTCTTCCTCGGCGCGGTCGGCCAGGACCCCCAGGCGTACGGAGCAATCACCAACGCCCAACAGGCATACGCCACAGCACTGATTTCCGACGTCTTCCAGAACCCCGAGAAACACGGTGACCCGGGCGAGGCGATACGGAATGCCGTCCATCCGGGCGGCGAGATCGCCGGCATCATGACCGAGGCGAGGGCGCAAGGTGTCCACGATGCGCAGGTCGCCGAGGATGAGGAATACAACCAGGGTGTCGCAGAAATTCGAAGTGGGCGAATCGTGTCCTCGACATCATCGTGGGGAAAAGGGTATCTTCTGGGGAACAGGTGCTTCCGCCTATTTCATTTGTGA
- a CDS encoding YfbM family protein, translating to MSMIGEYARLTPAELDRAIRDPEGAQEYVVELIERELDAEPAASEARCHDIDKAWHALDFLLRRIAFPVDIVHGEEEIPWAEDWGYEPPRYLAPERVRVAAEALAITPREALVGGVRPAELAEAEIYPATVWERGESLDYVTSHYQALVPFFRAAADAGDAMLIRLD from the coding sequence ATGAGCATGATCGGGGAGTACGCCCGCCTGACACCCGCCGAACTCGACCGCGCGATCCGCGACCCCGAGGGGGCCCAGGAGTATGTCGTCGAGCTGATCGAGAGGGAGCTGGACGCGGAACCCGCAGCATCCGAAGCACGTTGCCACGACATCGACAAGGCCTGGCACGCGCTCGACTTCCTGCTGCGCCGCATCGCTTTTCCCGTCGATATCGTGCACGGCGAGGAGGAGATCCCCTGGGCCGAGGACTGGGGCTATGAGCCACCCCGCTACCTCGCCCCGGAGCGCGTACGCGTCGCAGCGGAGGCGCTCGCCATCACGCCTCGCGAGGCCCTGGTCGGGGGCGTTCGTCCGGCAGAGCTCGCCGAGGCCGAGATCTACCCCGCCACCGTCTGGGAGCGCGGCGAATCACTCGACTACGTGACCAGCCACTACCAGGCACTGGTTCCGTTCTTCCGAGCAGCGGCAGACGCCGGGGACGCCATGCTCATCCGGCTGGACTGA
- a CDS encoding AIPR family protein has protein sequence MDRVTKSYIEEFKKDQSLGGTSDSETFEHFANYCVTSDIHDDEFLLDDVHTGKANDLGIDGIAILINGTLITSPEEVHDLLIVNGTMDVTFSFVQAKSGGNFSAEQIGSFFDGVKDFFSEDLEVPVNQNIENARETMQEIYQNSTRFRKIKPSCRLSFVTTGEWKADGHIVSKVKKWEGELKSLSLFSSVTFTPMGADEIQSSYQRSKNSVTTEFSFVNRVVLPEIAGVNEAYLGTVPATEFLRLIIDPSDNIRKPLFTENIRDFLEYNSVNTEIQQTLRESATHDRFAVLNNGVTVVTRDLQVTGNKFEISDYQIVNGCQTSHVLFDERSEVSDRIHVPLKVIFTQDEEVINAVITATNRQTAVTGEDLYALSSFQKKLEALMAAYPSKKKLYYERRSRQYSSAIGVEKVRIVTKQQQIKAFAAMFLDEPHKASRYYADLRAMVGKKIFHKDHKLDPYYTSAYAQYKLEYFFRNGALPVRYKPARYQLLMVARYIIASAEMPSFSANKIEAYCAKICNCLWDDKAILEAFIKAIEVVETAEDELGELSREIVKTQAFTDATKRALKNI, from the coding sequence GTGGATCGAGTCACCAAGTCGTATATCGAAGAGTTCAAGAAGGATCAGTCCCTGGGCGGGACCTCCGACTCCGAGACCTTTGAACATTTCGCGAACTACTGCGTCACGTCCGATATCCACGATGACGAATTTCTGCTCGACGATGTACACACGGGGAAAGCTAACGATCTCGGGATCGATGGAATCGCCATCTTGATTAATGGCACGTTGATCACCTCGCCCGAAGAGGTTCACGATCTGCTCATCGTTAACGGGACCATGGACGTCACGTTTTCGTTCGTGCAAGCCAAGAGTGGCGGAAACTTCAGCGCCGAGCAGATTGGTAGCTTCTTCGACGGCGTTAAGGACTTCTTCTCTGAAGATCTCGAAGTTCCCGTAAATCAGAACATCGAGAACGCGCGCGAAACCATGCAGGAAATCTATCAGAACAGCACAAGGTTCCGCAAGATCAAACCTTCCTGTCGTCTGAGTTTTGTCACCACGGGAGAGTGGAAGGCTGACGGGCACATCGTCAGTAAAGTCAAGAAGTGGGAAGGAGAGCTGAAGTCTCTCAGCCTGTTCTCCTCGGTTACCTTCACCCCCATGGGGGCCGACGAGATTCAGAGTTCTTACCAGCGGAGCAAAAACAGCGTTACGACTGAATTCTCCTTCGTCAACAGGGTTGTACTTCCTGAGATTGCAGGCGTTAACGAGGCATACCTCGGAACCGTACCAGCTACAGAGTTTCTTCGCCTCATCATCGACCCATCAGACAACATCAGAAAGCCACTCTTCACCGAAAATATTAGAGACTTCCTGGAGTACAACTCCGTCAACACTGAGATCCAACAAACGCTGCGCGAGTCAGCCACGCATGACCGTTTCGCAGTCCTCAATAACGGCGTAACGGTGGTCACCCGCGACCTCCAGGTCACGGGCAACAAGTTCGAGATCTCGGACTATCAGATCGTCAACGGATGCCAGACGAGCCACGTTCTCTTCGACGAGCGCAGCGAGGTGTCAGACCGCATCCATGTGCCGCTGAAGGTCATTTTCACCCAGGATGAAGAGGTAATTAACGCGGTAATCACAGCCACCAACAGGCAGACCGCGGTGACCGGTGAAGACCTGTATGCCCTTAGCAGCTTCCAAAAGAAGCTTGAAGCCCTCATGGCAGCGTACCCGTCAAAGAAGAAGCTCTACTACGAGCGCCGGTCTAGGCAGTACAGCTCGGCAATTGGCGTCGAGAAGGTTCGGATCGTCACAAAGCAGCAGCAGATCAAGGCATTTGCAGCAATGTTCCTCGACGAGCCACATAAAGCGAGCCGCTACTACGCCGACCTGCGGGCCATGGTCGGCAAGAAGATCTTCCACAAGGATCACAAGCTAGACCCTTACTACACCTCCGCATACGCCCAGTATAAGCTTGAGTACTTCTTCCGAAACGGCGCCCTCCCGGTCCGCTACAAGCCAGCTCGGTACCAACTCCTCATGGTCGCTCGCTACATTATCGCCAGCGCAGAAATGCCTTCGTTTTCAGCGAACAAGATCGAAGCGTATTGCGCGAAGATCTGCAATTGCCTGTGGGACGACAAGGCGATCCTTGAAGCCTTCATCAAGGCCATCGAGGTGGTCGAGACAGCCGAGGATGAGCTGGGCGAACTGTCACGAGAGATCGTGAAGACCCAAGCTTTCACAGATGCCACCAAGAGAGCCCTCAAGAATATCTGA
- a CDS encoding DUF4259 domain-containing protein, with protein MRLRGRTRRPLRIRPHCDHEPSPPRQLVELATPTRPTLRCRPRHPARPQPGMGADHRRLTVSTRLVRGAQPLRMRTPGFLHDGPLPVPVPVGTDARAHHDRKRGRGTWNVVPFDNDIVGDFRDGLYEATTDARKAIIRDALVRVINTSSHLDATLSEVAFTAAVLGAAQCLRRRARRPPLRTGKTSPWPHRLAQSRRSTPPPSHVRTIRVNGALGRITRRSLTYDRRPTTKQAPAAAAGATTPELIDVAIWTPASPPPHCECRPRRGRRPPSFGNPFTSPMPKGYGAARP; from the coding sequence ATGCGCCTACGCGGTCGAACACGCCGACCACTCCGGATCCGTCCTCATTGTGACCACGAACCAAGCCCACCCAGGCAACTGGTTGAGCTGGCCACCCCAACCCGTCCCACCCTCAGATGTCGCCCGCGCCATCCAGCTCGCCCTCAGCCGGGGATGGGCGCCGACCACCGCCGGCTCACCGTTTCAACTCGACTTGTCCGAGGGGCTCAGCCCCTCCGGATGAGGACCCCAGGGTTCCTCCACGACGGCCCGCTGCCAGTGCCAGTGCCAGTGGGTACGGATGCGCGGGCTCATCACGATCGGAAGAGAGGCAGGGGCACCTGGAACGTCGTCCCCTTCGACAACGACATCGTAGGGGACTTCCGCGACGGGCTCTATGAGGCGACCACGGATGCACGCAAGGCCATCATTCGCGACGCGCTGGTCCGCGTGATCAACACCAGCAGCCACCTCGACGCGACCCTCTCAGAAGTGGCCTTCACCGCAGCCGTCCTGGGCGCCGCACAATGCCTCCGGCGGCGAGCCCGCCGACCCCCATTACGGACCGGAAAAACCTCCCCCTGGCCCCACCGACTTGCGCAATCTCGCCGCTCAACCCCTCCACCGAGTCATGTCCGAACCATTCGAGTTAATGGAGCTTTGGGCAGAATCACTCGACGGTCCCTGACATACGACCGTCGCCCGACTACGAAGCAGGCTCCTGCGGCAGCCGCTGGGGCAACCACACCTGAGCTGATCGACGTGGCTATATGGACCCCTGCCTCACCTCCTCCTCACTGTGAGTGCCGACCGCGTCGAGGGCGACGCCCTCCCTCCTTTGGTAATCCCTTCACGAGCCCCATGCCAAAGGGATATGGTGCTGCAAGGCCATAG
- a CDS encoding TniB family NTP-binding protein has protein sequence MTRSVRSKEPPPDNPLTTKEGWRRFVEHEPAPPVLLSAAERAALDERELLQQDDLRREYHASLPMVNTPTIRKVIATSRLLIQLNRNQISARRGVILSGASGTGKTTALTQLGRAHDLAIRKRHPRDRNRLPVVYVTVPPAATPKMLAKEFVRFFGLTFPIGANLTDIVDGVCATAAHVHVDLVLVDELHNLNLATRSGAEASDQLKYFAERLPVTFAYAGIDIESQGLFAGTRGRQIAGRFVVIPAAPFSHATADDQGTWRALVHTLESMLRLHNHRPNTLTELSENLFHRTGGMIGSLSQLIRGAAVLAIEDGSEKITKDLLDIVPIDYAAEQSERLTAPVRSSRRKQSA, from the coding sequence ATGACCAGGTCCGTCCGTTCCAAGGAACCGCCCCCAGATAATCCGCTGACTACGAAGGAGGGATGGCGCAGGTTCGTCGAGCACGAGCCTGCCCCTCCCGTGCTGCTGTCAGCGGCCGAACGAGCCGCCCTTGACGAGCGAGAGCTCCTTCAACAGGACGATCTGCGTCGCGAATACCACGCAAGCCTTCCCATGGTGAACACCCCGACGATCCGCAAGGTCATCGCCACCTCCCGTCTACTCATCCAGCTCAACCGGAATCAGATCTCCGCCCGTCGGGGTGTGATCCTCAGCGGCGCCTCAGGAACGGGAAAGACCACGGCTCTGACGCAATTGGGGCGGGCCCATGACCTCGCCATCCGCAAGCGTCATCCCCGTGACAGGAACCGGCTTCCAGTCGTCTACGTGACTGTCCCGCCCGCGGCAACACCGAAGATGCTCGCAAAGGAATTCGTCCGGTTCTTCGGCCTGACCTTCCCCATCGGGGCCAACCTCACCGACATCGTCGACGGGGTTTGCGCCACAGCCGCACACGTCCACGTCGACCTCGTGCTCGTAGACGAACTGCACAACCTCAATCTGGCCACACGCTCCGGTGCGGAAGCATCCGACCAGCTGAAGTATTTCGCTGAACGGCTCCCTGTGACTTTCGCCTACGCGGGCATCGACATCGAATCCCAGGGCCTGTTCGCCGGCACCCGCGGGCGGCAGATCGCCGGACGGTTCGTCGTGATCCCAGCAGCCCCGTTCTCCCACGCAACCGCCGATGATCAGGGCACCTGGCGGGCCCTGGTGCACACTCTCGAATCCATGCTCAGGCTGCACAATCACCGACCGAACACCCTCACTGAGCTGAGTGAGAATCTCTTCCACCGCACGGGCGGCATGATCGGCAGTCTGTCCCAGCTCATCCGAGGCGCCGCTGTCCTGGCGATCGAGGACGGCAGCGAGAAGATCACAAAGGATCTGCTGGACATCGTTCCGATCGACTACGCAGCCGAGCAGTCCGAAAGGCTGACAGCACCGGTCAGGTCCTCACGGCGGAAGCAGAGTGCCTGA